The proteins below come from a single Campylobacter sp. CCUG 57310 genomic window:
- a CDS encoding DUF4198 domain-containing protein: MSNKMLLKAIFIATALTMSAQAHQVVAQSVGKNKFELKFWAHDKFEGYASKQVLGAKAYDENLKLIKTGIVYNYDDDKKLPEILTDKSPAVVTMTFDAGHWVQTDKGYVVGDRAKTKGIVFDAIRSMKIGKTYFSWNENFLKPIGLKLEVIALSDPFKIKVGESLPVLVLKDGKPAKNVGFETAKDDIDNVTNEFGIALIPIKEKGLNIIAAKSSEPIFTDESAERMLIQSSISFEVK; this comes from the coding sequence ATGTCAAATAAAATGTTATTAAAAGCTATTTTTATAGCTACGGCTCTAACAATGAGTGCACAGGCGCACCAAGTGGTCGCTCAAAGTGTGGGTAAAAACAAATTCGAGCTTAAATTTTGGGCTCACGATAAATTTGAAGGCTACGCTTCAAAACAAGTTTTGGGTGCTAAGGCTTATGACGAGAATTTAAAGCTAATCAAAACAGGCATAGTTTATAACTATGACGATGATAAGAAGTTGCCTGAAATCTTGACAGATAAATCGCCTGCGGTAGTTACAATGACCTTTGATGCAGGACATTGGGTGCAAACGGATAAAGGCTACGTCGTGGGCGATAGAGCAAAGACAAAAGGGATAGTTTTTGACGCGATTAGAAGCATGAAGATAGGCAAAACCTACTTTTCGTGGAATGAAAACTTCTTAAAGCCCATAGGTCTTAAACTCGAGGTTATAGCGCTTAGCGATCCGTTTAAGATAAAAGTAGGCGAGAGCTTGCCCGTACTTGTTCTAAAAGACGGCAAGCCTGCTAAAAACGTTGGTTTTGAAACGGCAAAAGATGATATAGATAACGTAACAAATGAATTTGGCATTGCGCTTATTCCTATTAAAGAAAAGGGCTTAAACATCATCGCGGCTAAATCTTCAGAGCCTATTTTTACCGACGAAAGCGCTGAAAGAATGCTTATACAAAGCTCAATATCATTTGAGGTCAAGTAG
- a CDS encoding ribose-phosphate pyrophosphokinase has translation MRGYKIFSGTANVEFSKKISHYLSLPLSEATIKRFSDGEISVQIGESVRGKDIFVVQPTCAPANVNLMELLILTDALKRSSASSITAVIPYFGYARQDRKAAPRVPITAKLVANMIQTAGINRVVTIDLHAGQIQGFFDIPVDNLYGSIIFNEYIKNKHLKNPIIASPDIGGVARARSVAKNLDLDIVIVDKRREKANESEVMNVIGDVNGKDVILVDDMIDTGGTIVKAARVFKERGATSVMACCTHAVLSGKAYENLSDDALDELVITDTIPLKEQLDKIKVLSVAPIFGEVIRRVYHNESVNSLFG, from the coding sequence ATGAGAGGTTATAAAATTTTCTCCGGTACCGCAAACGTCGAATTTTCCAAAAAAATTTCTCACTATCTTTCGCTTCCGCTTAGCGAGGCTACTATTAAGAGATTTAGCGACGGCGAGATCAGCGTGCAAATCGGTGAGAGCGTGCGCGGTAAGGATATTTTTGTCGTTCAGCCGACATGTGCGCCTGCAAACGTAAATTTGATGGAGCTTTTGATACTAACGGACGCTCTTAAAAGAAGCTCCGCTAGCTCGATAACTGCGGTGATTCCTTACTTCGGTTACGCAAGACAGGATAGAAAAGCCGCTCCTAGAGTGCCGATTACCGCTAAGTTGGTTGCAAACATGATACAAACGGCGGGTATTAACCGCGTGGTTACCATCGATCTTCACGCAGGGCAAATTCAAGGCTTTTTTGATATCCCGGTGGACAATCTTTACGGCTCGATAATATTTAACGAATACATCAAAAACAAACATCTGAAAAACCCTATCATAGCAAGCCCTGATATCGGAGGTGTAGCGCGCGCTAGAAGTGTGGCTAAGAATTTAGACCTTGATATCGTTATCGTCGATAAGCGCCGCGAAAAGGCAAACGAAAGTGAAGTGATGAACGTCATAGGCGACGTAAACGGCAAAGACGTGATACTTGTAGATGATATGATCGATACGGGGGGCACGATAGTAAAAGCTGCTAGAGTATTTAAAGAAAGAGGCGCAACTAGCGTGATGGCATGCTGTACTCATGCGGTGCTTTCGGGCAAGGCGTATGAAAATTTAAGCGATGATGCTTTAGATGAGCTTGTTATAACCGATACGATACCGCTAAAAGAGCAACTTGATAAGATAAAAGTTCTAAGTGTCGCACCGATATTTGGCGAAGTGATAAGACGTGTCTATCACAACGAAAGCGTAAATTCGCTATTTGGATAG
- a CDS encoding cytochrome c biogenesis CcdA family protein has translation MDISATTLFFSFLSGILTTLSPCVLPILPIIVSSALSRSKFGLITLALGMALSFSLIGTLLSSVGLALGLDSSTIRTVGGILLLLVGIWLISPKMQELISSKTSGFSNQAQGFLVKFNPDSAKGQFIVGVMLGAVWSPCVGPTLGAAIALASRAESLLNVFIVMTVFGISAVIPLIAIGLASRQSFKNKREKIANFASKSKIIMGICLIVISLMVLTGLDKVVEGFLVEISPEWLTDLTTRF, from the coding sequence ATGGATATCAGCGCTACCACACTGTTTTTTAGCTTTTTATCGGGAATTTTAACCACGTTAAGTCCTTGCGTTTTGCCGATACTGCCTATTATAGTCTCTTCGGCTCTTAGCAGATCAAAATTCGGGCTTATAACGCTTGCGCTTGGTATGGCGCTATCTTTTAGCCTTATAGGCACTCTGCTTTCCTCGGTAGGACTTGCGCTTGGGCTTGATAGCTCTACCATAAGAACCGTAGGCGGAATACTGTTGCTTTTGGTTGGAATTTGGCTTATTAGTCCAAAAATGCAAGAGCTAATAAGCTCTAAAACAAGCGGCTTTAGCAATCAAGCTCAAGGATTTTTAGTCAAATTTAATCCTGACAGCGCCAAAGGGCAATTCATAGTAGGAGTTATGCTTGGAGCCGTTTGGTCTCCGTGCGTAGGGCCTACTCTTGGAGCGGCGATAGCTCTGGCTTCACGTGCAGAAAGCCTGCTAAACGTATTTATAGTTATGACCGTATTTGGAATTTCGGCAGTCATACCTCTCATAGCCATAGGGCTTGCCTCAAGACAGAGCTTTAAAAATAAAAGAGAGAAAATCGCAAATTTTGCAAGCAAAAGTAAAATCATCATGGGAATTTGCTTAATCGTAATTTCTCTTATGGTTTTAACGGGGCTTGATAAGGTAGTTGAAGGGTTTTTAGTAGAGATTAGCCCTGAGTGGCTAACCGATCTTACGACAAGATTTTAG
- a CDS encoding carboxypeptidase-like regulatory domain-containing protein, producing the protein MKILAFIAALCLNLSAHGLFYSAHEGKAIIINANFTEKIPAAYAQIVIYEGDSAIPLLTSTMDSGGNFSFLPPRKGAYRIKITASSDHGEHTKEFDIDANDELALNSYKEPVYQKYLGILSAIGIIFGIFGIIAITKSRKV; encoded by the coding sequence GTGAAAATTCTAGCTTTTATAGCGGCTTTATGCTTAAATTTAAGCGCTCACGGGCTATTTTATAGCGCACATGAGGGCAAAGCCATAATCATAAATGCAAATTTCACCGAGAAAATTCCTGCCGCTTATGCCCAGATCGTCATATACGAGGGTGATTCTGCCATACCGCTACTAACCAGCACAATGGATAGCGGCGGGAATTTTTCATTTTTGCCGCCTCGCAAGGGAGCGTATAGGATTAAGATTACCGCAAGTAGCGATCATGGCGAGCATACGAAAGAATTTGATATCGATGCAAACGATGAGCTGGCTCTTAATAGTTATAAAGAGCCTGTTTATCAAAAATATCTTGGAATTTTAAGTGCCATAGGCATAATCTTTGGTATTTTTGGTATCATTGCTATTACTAAATCAAGAAAAGTATGA
- a CDS encoding thioredoxin family protein encodes MRVFKILVVALAFATFSFAGEAFSKAKFDELMSEGKGIVVHIHATWCGTCKKQEKVLDQIAKQNSDKASFLTVDFDSQKDEVKSLGANDRSVIIVFKDGKEVSRTFYETNEEKIKEQVKLAF; translated from the coding sequence ATGAGAGTATTTAAAATTTTAGTCGTCGCTTTAGCGTTTGCGACCTTTTCATTTGCAGGAGAAGCTTTTAGTAAAGCTAAATTTGACGAGCTTATGAGCGAAGGCAAAGGTATAGTAGTACATATCCACGCTACTTGGTGCGGTACTTGTAAAAAGCAAGAAAAAGTTTTAGACCAAATCGCCAAACAAAACAGCGACAAAGCTAGCTTCTTAACCGTTGATTTTGATAGCCAAAAAGACGAGGTAAAGAGCCTTGGAGCAAACGATAGATCAGTTATCATAGTTTTTAAAGACGGCAAAGAGGTTTCAAGGACATTTTATGAAACCAACGAAGAGAAGATTAAAGAGCAAGTAAAGCTGGCGTTTTAA